Part of the Candidatus Krumholzibacteriota bacterium genome is shown below.
ACGGTGCGGGGAAAACAAATATATGCCAAGCTTTAGGTATGATTTCCGCTGTATGCGATAACTCAATTGCTGAATATATCATTTCAGTTGGAGGAAAATCATCTCTGTCAACTTTAAGTTCGAATCAATCAAGATCGAGGCTGAAAATAGGATGTGTCGGTAACGTTAAAAATGACTTAGAAAAAGAATCAATAGATTTGAAATACAAATATTCTCTAACATTAAGATTAAAAACTCAAGGTATGAAGATATATTATGAGAAATTAGAAATACAGAGATTAACAAGAGATCAAATCTACAAAAAGGTATTGACTGCATCAAGAAATAGTAAGGGTAATGCCAATATTAATATTGTTGATTTGGAAAATATAGGACCTTTAAGAACCGATCTTTTTCAAGAGGAAGGAAAAAGAGAATTTAATTTGAGAATACCTGAGATGATGGGGTTTCTTTCTGTTTTATCGGTTTTTATCTATGCGTGCCATTTGGTTAACGCTGACTTGTCTTTTTCTAGAGCTTGGAATATTGATCCATATCTTGCTAAACGTCCAACCGATGTATTAGAGCCTTCATCTATGTTATCGGATGGCAGGCGAATGGCTAATGCTCTTCATGAGATGGAAAAAAAGGGGGGAAAAGAATTTGAAGAAATGAGCCATATATTGGCAAGAATATTACCTGGTTTCAGGAAAATAAATGTTGTTACAAAAACTGAGACAATGCTAAATTCTTTCTCAATAACCGATCATAATGATGTTACATGCCCTGCCAATTGTCTTTCCGATGGGACAATCAAAACAATTGCACTCCTTGTTGGAGTTTACGGTCAAAACGCTTCAACAAACATTATCGAAGAACCTGAAAACTACCTGCATCCATGGGCATGTCAACTACTTATACGATATTTGAGGGATCATTTTCAAAAAGGAGTTTGCATTATAACAACACATTCAGAAACTATTCTAAATTTAGTTTTTCCTAAAGAAATTGTAATTGTAGAAAATGAGAATGGATTTACAAAAGCTGCCAGGGCAACAAATAAATCTGGGCTGAAAAAAGCTATAAGCGAATCAGGATTCGGGTGTGGATATCATTATGTTGCAGGAAATTTAGGGGGTACGCCTGAATGATTGATATTAATTCCACAGTATTTTTAGTTGATGGCCAAACTGAGATAATGGCAATCAAAGCTAAATTTTATATGGAATGCGGTAGTGCGCCAGAATTTAGAAAAGTTGGATGTAATGGAAAGTCTGTCACTGCCGAAGGTTATGCATCAGCTGCCCTTGGAACACTCAATGCCGTTTTACGAGACAGGTTTTTACATATCGTTTGTGTAGTTGACAGAGAAAAAAGAAGGCTTCTAGCTAAAAATTTCGGCAAAAAACTTAGAGAGTCAATAATAAGAAAAGTAGTTGAAAATACTAAGATTAAAGAAGACGACATTGAAAACAAATTAGTTGTATTTGTACCTGATAGAATGTTTGAGAATTGGATATTGAGTGATATCGAAGGAATAAAATCTTGCAGTTATTTGATCAAACAAAGTTGTAGACAAAAAAATTTCGAAGGCAAAAATGGTGTGAGAGAATTAAAAAATATCATGAAAGTGCAATACAAAAAATTATTGCACGCCAAAAAACTGTTTACCTCCGTAAGAAATAGAGATGGTTGTTTAAATTCAAAGTCATTTAACATTTTCTGTACAGAAATAGGAATTAAGTAATTTGGATTAGTCCTAACTCCTATGAGGCCTTCCCATGTCAAGGGATAAAGTTCACCTTTTGACAGCTGCCTGAGGCAGCTGTTTTTTTAGATCACTGATTCTGTCATCTGTCTTAATTTCATCGATCTGGTATAGATAAGCATTCTACACCAAACACCTTCTATGGGGCAAGATGTCAAGACATAATTTCCCCCTATAGCCAGCGCACATATAATTGCATCCGGCGTCCGTCCCCAGTTGTATGAAAAATAGGTTTAAAATTAATCTTCGCATAAAGATACATGGTATTCGAGGGTTGATAAGTGAATGTTTGTATTTCAAGTGATTTGTCATCAACCTTCCGATGGCATCCCGGTTGACATCAAAGCATTTTTGTTCTCTGCACAAAGACAGGAACCAACTTTCTATCGGGGGACTCTATGGTCCATTGCTTTATTCGGTTCTCAAGGGGCATAGCTTATCGACGGGGACTCTGGACTTATGGTCCAGGACCAGTGTTTGGCTGGATACTCTCCCCTGTAACCATCTAGTTTCCAGGAACGGTTCCACCCAAGACTAATTTTATCTCCTGTATTATTTTTAACTCCAATAGATTTTACGTTGCGTGTTTTAATTTTTCCGGATTGTACACCTCCTTTGATTTCCAAATTGATAATACAATAGATGCAATTTGCCGTGCGATAGTAAGTCTGGCCAAGTTGGGTTTGAACCTCCCCCGTTTTCCTAGACACTGAGAAAAGCTATGTTAAACTAGAGATAGCAGGAGGTGTCGAATGAAAAAGAGAAGGAAGAGATACAGCAGGGAATTTAAAGTGGAAGCTGTAAAACTAATAACTGAAGAAGGCAACAAAATGGTTACAGTGGCAAAAGAACTGGGGGTGCATCCAACTACGCTGACGAGATGGAAGAAATAATATGCCGAAGACGCAAAACATTTGTTTCCCGGCAAAGGATACATGAAACCAGAAAATGAAGAACTGGCGCGGGTAAAAAGAGAAAACCGGCGTCTTCGGATGGAAAATGAAATTCTAAAAAAAACAGTTGGTTACTTCGCGAAGGACGAAGGATGAAATACAAATTCATAAGAGACAATGAGAATAAATATCCGGTATCTGTGATGAGCAAGGTTCTAAGTGTATCAAGAAAGAGCTATTACAATTGGCAGAGCCAGCCGGAAAGTAAAAGATATCGGGGAAAAAGGAGAATATTGGAAGAGATTAGGAGAATTCATACCGGTAGAAAAATAAGTTATGGCAGCCCGAGAGTGCATGAAGAATTGCTTGATAGAGGCTTTAGCTGCAGCCGGAAACGTGTAGCCAGACTGATGAGGGAAGAGCAGATAGCAGCAAAGCGCAAACGTAAGTTTAAACCAACAACAGATTCAAAACATAATTATCCTATTGCCGCCAATCTTCTCGACAGGAATTTTGAAGTTCTTTTACCGGACATGGTTTGGGTGTCTGATCTTACGTATGTTGCGACTGATGAAGGGTGGCTATATCCGGCTACTGTAATGGACCTATATTCAAGACGTATTGTTGGCTGGTCTATGGATAAACGGATGACGAAAGATCTTGTGATAGACGCTCTTGATATGGCTGTAAGAGCCAGATGTCCGGCCCCCGGCTTATTACATCATTCGGACAGGGGTAGCCAGTATGCCAGTTATAAATACCAGGATAAGCTCAAGAAACATGGTATGATCTGCAGTATGAGCAGAAAAGGGAATTGCTGGGATAACGCTGTAATGGAAAGTTTCTATCGATCGTTGAAAGTTGAATCTGTTTATTCAAAGAAATATAAAACCAGAAAGGAGGCAAAAAGAGATATTTTCACATACATTGAAACGTTTTATAATCGTATTCGTCGTCATTCATATCTGGGGTATAAAAGCCCTTGTGATTTTGAAAGGATGGCAAATATAGCTTAACTGACTGTCTGGAATATCGGGGGAAGACCAGGTACTTGCCATACCCTGTGCCACTCATCATCGGATATGATATCCGTAATATTCAGGAGCTTTTCGGTCACAAGGATGTGTCAGCAACCATGATTAATAATCATATCCTGAACGGGGGAGGGTGGGGGGTGAAGAGCCCGCTGGAGGAATTATAGAATTATACTGCAAAGCTCTCGCTGTATATATTAAAGGTTGCATGAGTGGGAATTAATTTGGTAGTATTTGGTTACGGGAATCTTACGGGATAAAATAAATGAATTTATTCGTATTATACAGCGGGATTATACTGCGGTTATTTAGTTATGCAGGGCTGTATACTATATGTTAGCCAAGAAAGGAATCAAATGAACGACAAGCCAAGGGAAATTAGGAAAAACGAAAATCGTTCTTTGACAGAGATAGGCGAAACCGCCTCTTTGCTATCAAAAGAAGGATTGAAATCTCTTTTGTACCTTGTTGCAGGAAAGCAAGATAGTAATGTAAAGTTATTTTGGCGCATTATATGCATAGAACCAGAAGATATTAGCGAACTGAATGAGCGTATACAAGAAAAGCTAATGCAGCATAACACAAAAGCAGCCGTTGCATCTGTAGATGTGATGTATAAGAATGGAAGGGCTACGCAATTTGGTACATGGCCAGAGTTTGAAGATTATAACTGGCATACTACACATGTAGTTGAAAAAGCTAGCGTTAAGTGGGATTTCATCATTCAACTCCCTCACTATGCTATTCCGCAAAGACATACGCTGACTGTTACTCTACTAGGTTCATTTAGTCCATTGCATATGTTACAGGCGATATTTTCAAAGAATCCCGATCAGATAAGTGAAGTGGAAATGGAGACCGCCCCGATCCTATGCCGCGTCGATTTTATTAGTCATTTACTTAGCGATGAGTTGATAAACATTGTTGAAGAGTGGGTGAAGTCACGATCAGTGGCTGAGTTTATTACAAAGCCAAAGACTTTCCTGAAATTACGTAAACGGACTATTGCCCGATTCGTACATTACTCACTTCCTTTCCTATTTGGTTTATTGTCTGCGAGCATATTGCACGCCAAATTTGCTGAGTTCACTCCAAACACTCTAGTACCTATTAGTATATTTAAATATTCACTATACTGGCTATTGGGGACTGGAGTCGGGATCTCGGCTATATCTCTGATGGGAAAATACCTGGGCAAAACAATATATAAGACTATAGATAACTATGGCATACATACTATGTTTTGCTTTACAAATGGTGATAAAAACGCAAAGAAGGAGAACGAAACCAAAAATACAGCTCTGATAAGGAAGTTCTGGTTCAACATCGTCGTATCAATAGTGATTAATCTCACATGTGCTTTTATTGCATACCTTCTATTCGTTGGCTAACCACTGCATGAACCAGGCACAGGCAGCAGTGGGACGTGCAAGGGTAGTTCCCGTGCTGGTTATGCAGAGTGTTAGACAGCAAAGCGGGGCATTCGGATTTTTGAAACTGGAAATATTGAGTTTTAAAAATTGTGTAAGAGCTAAAAAATAGCAGGATTTTTTTAAATGGCTTCTAAAAATAAATCAAACAAGTACGTTAAATATATCAAACTTGTTACTGATGGTGGATGTCGTGGGAATCCCGGTCCAGGGGCTATAGCAATTATAATACGTGATGGCGATAGTAACGATGTGCTTGCACATTATTCTGCATGCATAGGACATACAACAAATAATCAAGCTGAGTATCATGCTTTGATTAGAGGATTAGATATGTCTGCAAAATATACCAGAAAAAAAGTAATATGCATGCTCGATAGCAACCTTGTAGTAAAACAGATGAATGGTCTTTGGAGATTAAAAAATGATCAACTTAGAGCACTTTACCATGAAGTTAAGCGGAACGAAAATCCTTTTGAAGAAGTAGTCTATCAGCATTGTAGGCGTACTCACCAATTCATAAAAAAAGCTGATTGGATGGTAAACGAAGCATTCGAAGGAAGGACATTTTAAAAGAGTTGATTAAAAAATATATGAATTGTTATCGAAAAAAAATATTCTTTTCAATCTCATTATTATGTGTTTTACAATGGGTTGGCTGCACACCTAAAAATGCTGCAGATTTCATGAAAGGTTTTTCCAGAGGTTATTCAAGAGCAACATATCAACATAGAGGACTAAAAACTAAGCATATGCTATTTGGTGGGGCAAACAATTCAGTTTTCCTAGGGCGTTTGAATTGTCCAGAATACGAAAATGACTCTATCTACAATAAATATGGGAGCTATGGAAGTAATTATGGGCCATTTAGTATTTGGAATGCTAATGGAATTTACGGTTCTAAATATAGTCAATACAGCCCATGGAATCTATATGCACCTAATCCTCCTATAATTGTTGACCAAAATGGCAATTTTTACGGATACTTCACAGTAAATAAATTTCAACCAAATAGAACTCGTATTACTGCATATGTCAATTTCTTAGAGGAAGTTCAAAGAATTATGCATTGATCATTTATATTAAAAAAAATAATTTTTGCCGATTAGTGGAATTGAAATAATGACGAATAATAATTCTAAATCAACCCTAAGTGATCAAGCATGGACCGAAATATCTATTCATCATGTTTATCATTCATTCTTAAAAGGAGAATTGGGAGAGCGTAACCCCCACAAAATGAGTGAATATCATAAAATTATCACGACGCCTGATTTTAAAGATCCTATGGAAAACCATTTGAGATTCAGGCTACTTATAGAGGTCTGCGGTCGAAAGGGATTATTGGCGATGATACCGT
Proteins encoded:
- a CDS encoding AAA family ATPase; the encoded protein is MIQKITVSGFKSLNKFRLNFRKGLNVLIGPNGAGKTNICQALGMISAVCDNSIAEYIISVGGKSSLSTLSSNQSRSRLKIGCVGNVKNDLEKESIDLKYKYSLTLRLKTQGMKIYYEKLEIQRLTRDQIYKKVLTASRNSKGNANINIVDLENIGPLRTDLFQEEGKREFNLRIPEMMGFLSVLSVFIYACHLVNADLSFSRAWNIDPYLAKRPTDVLEPSSMLSDGRRMANALHEMEKKGGKEFEEMSHILARILPGFRKINVVTKTETMLNSFSITDHNDVTCPANCLSDGTIKTIALLVGVYGQNASTNIIEEPENYLHPWACQLLIRYLRDHFQKGVCIITTHSETILNLVFPKEIVIVENENGFTKAARATNKSGLKKAISESGFGCGYHYVAGNLGGTPE
- a CDS encoding DUF4276 family protein, which translates into the protein MIDINSTVFLVDGQTEIMAIKAKFYMECGSAPEFRKVGCNGKSVTAEGYASAALGTLNAVLRDRFLHIVCVVDREKRRLLAKNFGKKLRESIIRKVVENTKIKEDDIENKLVVFVPDRMFENWILSDIEGIKSCSYLIKQSCRQKNFEGKNGVRELKNIMKVQYKKLLHAKKLFTSVRNRDGCLNSKSFNIFCTEIGIK
- a CDS encoding ribonuclease HI family protein, whose product is MASKNKSNKYVKYIKLVTDGGCRGNPGPGAIAIIIRDGDSNDVLAHYSACIGHTTNNQAEYHALIRGLDMSAKYTRKKVICMLDSNLVVKQMNGLWRLKNDQLRALYHEVKRNENPFEEVVYQHCRRTHQFIKKADWMVNEAFEGRTF